GCCGGAGTGAGGCAGAGGAGAAGCCtacaggaaaggaagaaaaaggacTCACATCAAGAAGTAAGCATTTGAAGGAAAGGTTTTCAGAGCAATACAGCAAGGGTATGGGGCTGAGGCCTGTagttgggctgtataagtaggagcattgtcagcagatggagggacgtgatcattcccctctattcggcattggtgaggcctcatctggagtactgtgcccagtcgTGTGTCCCatactacaaggaggatgtggaagaaTTAGaaggagtccagcggaggacaactaaagtgatcagggggctggagcacatgacttatgaggagaggttgagggaaccgggattatttagtctgcagaagagaagaatgaggggggatttgatagctgctttcaactacttgaaagggagttccaaagaggatggatctagactgtgctcagtggtaccagatgacagaacaaggagcaatggtctcaagttacagtgggggaagcttaagctggatattaggaaaaactttttcaccaggagggtggtgaagcactggaataggttacctaaggaggtggtggaatctccttccttagaggtttttaaagtcaggcttgacaaagccctggctggggtgatttagttgggggattggtcctgctttgagcagggggttggactatatgacctcctgaggtcccttccaaccctgatattctatgattctatatatgcTTATTTAGGGGCCAGACTGCCTTGAGGGAGAAAAACTCTTCAAGCTGTGTGCCAATGTGGGAATACAGCACCAATATTAAGGGCAGTAGAGAGTTTACAGCTGCtctaagttgatgggagagagctctaccGTTGGCTTAACTACTTCCATATtaggagagatgaaaaagactaggacttttcagcctggaaaagagatgactaagaggggatatgatataggtctataaaattctgaatggtatggaaaaagtgaatatggagtgttatttaccctttcacacaacatcagaaccaagggtcacccaaagaaattaataggcagcaggtttaacacaaaagAACTACTTCATACAACAGTCAACCTAGGGACCTCGTTCCAGGCGATGTTGTGAACATAAACTACAACTGctctcaaaaaagaattaaataagttcataGAGAATaactatcaatggctattagccaggatgatcagggatgcaatttCATACTCTGGGTGTCCTATGCCTACACTGGCCaaggctgggagtggacaacaggagaCAGATAACTCAATAATTacgctgttcttttcattccctttgaaacatGTGTCATTGGCCacaatcagaagacaggatactgggctagatggaccattgatctgacccagttaTGGCAGTTCTTACCTGTTCTGCTAGGAGTTGTTGCTGCCTCTGCCCTATTAGGAACTGCTGCTTCTGTTGCTCCATCagcaaatgcttttgttgctgctTCTGCTGGTCCAGTAACATCTGGTGTTGCTTCATTACCACTGCTTGCTGCTGATTACTGAGATAGGCTGTGTTGTTATGGTTACCTGCCATGGAAACACTGGAAGGCTGAGCACTGACACCAGGGCCTGGGACAGAAACAGGAACACGAGGAACACTGGGAGAAGGGTTTTGATCCTGCAGAATATAAATAACATCAGTTATAGGAGCGACTTGGGTACTAATGAATCTACAAGTGCTATATGAACATATTCAGGTCAGCAAGATCATCACTCATGACAAATGATTACATAACTAGAGAATGGCAAAGTGTTTTTATTACTCTCTCTCTTACAGGAcacatataatataaaaatatcccTAAGAAAACAGACACTTGGCAAGCTATATCCATTTTTGTGTTTTCACACAGTCGATTAATAAAATTCAGTGTAAAAATTGAGTGTAAAACAAATctagcaaaatatttttaattctcaATAAAGAAAGCTTCAGATTAACCCATGACAATGCCAGATTAACTGCctggaaaacaaaaagaaacacaaGGTGGCCAAGGAAAAATGTGTATCAAGGGCCATATATGAATAAAGTGAATAGAGGACTATCTGGAGCTACACAACATTCATGGAAGGAGACTGCAGTGTCAATTTTATTTACAACACTTCCCCCATGCCTCATGCACATGAATGGCCCTATGTATGCTTCTACACAGCTAGGAGCACACTGCCAGATATTAATaggaaggtgtgggggggggggaaaaatccACAAATCACCCCTCTGACATCCTGCTACCATCCTGGTAGTGGACTAACTATTAATCTTCATTCAATCCTCCAGAACTTCAGCGCTGTTTTCAAAAGCATGTTGTAAGCCATTAAGTATAATATGCATCTGTGCTCTCAAAACCCTTTTTTGAAATGAAGAAACATTTTGAGTTGTACCCCCATTACGGTTATTTGGGAAATTTATTATAGGTAGAGATTAATTCAATTTAATAAACTACCAGGAACTATAGCATGTGATTAAGCAATACAAGATACCAATTCTGCAAGAATTTATACATTATTAGTTCCACTGAATTCTACAGCACTATTCATGTAAGTATTTGCATTCTCCACTaagcccctgatcctgcagatAGCCTTTCAAGTATAATCCTCTCTCTACCATAGGCTTTTGCTTCCTTGATTAGGCTTCATACATCTTATTCATTCAACATTAATTACTCGCAGCATACCACAACTAGGGTGAAGTACACAAACTTTTTACATTTACTTGGGTGGCAGTATTTCAAATGAAGACTGCATTAAGCAAATTTGAGATACATTCTGTTTGAATGTGAAATTATACCTAGTAGATACCAACACAAATATCACAGCAATCCTGCTTCTTTCAGTTTATGATTGTACAGGTGAGCCTCATCTTATGCACATTTAACATGCGTGAATTCAGCTTTGCACgctcagcaaaaacaaaagtgaGAACaacaacaattttaatactgtacctgtagtgcgggtgattccgcccattacactcaatgttattttgactatatgcgattttcACTTTACGCACTGACAGTGGAACATAACCCCAGCATAAGATAAGACTCACCTGTATAACTGAATTATTGTTAACCAGATAAAACtatttggggtgggtgggggagttaAAAACCAAAACATAGTCCAAaagcatgatttttagtgtcctgaACCGTTAGACGATCTCTAGAAGAGctgacaaaaaaattcaaaaaacaaaacaaaaacacagactAACAATACAGAGAAGTTTGGGTCTTTAGTTTAGCATCCAATATTTACTGTTTGATATTCGTGTATTTTCGCCACGTAGCTGAAAACTGCAGTGTGAAACTCTGCTCTTTTAGGAGTCAGAGACTTGAATGAACATAAGTGCTACCTATAAAATAGCAACAATATCAGAGAAGACAAATACTAAGTCTGCTTTGACAGTTTTACAGATAACCACATCAAAGTCTTATTTGCAGTTCCTATGGTTACCGTCAGACATCCTGCAACCCCAGCTTTAATCTTGATCATATTTTtcacacttttatttttttttaattaaaagtgtcAGATACTGGGGTGTGGGGCCAGCTCCTCTACTCCCAAGTTAATCAGATACTGTGAACCAAAAGTAATTGATATTGCACTgtataagggctggtctacacaaaCTTGCAGCAAATTAACTAGATCTGTTTTAATTAACATCTTTTGTTATTTCAATGCACACTGATGTGTGGAACTGCAAGTCagcaaacatgaaaaaaaaaacagctgttgAGGTGTtacttccccctcattttatcagTGCTGTGTTGAAAGTGActtccaaaaggaaaaaaactggAATGATGCCTTCTTTGCTTTTCATGAACTATAAGGTAGCtctaatttacaaaaaaaaattctgcttggtCTTTACCTTAGAATAGGGGtgtgcaaactttttggcccgagagccacatctgggtatagaaattgtgtagtgagccatgaatgctcatgaaattggggtgtgggagggggtgagggctctggctgggggtgcaggcttcagggtggggccagaaattaggagttcagggtgtgggagggggctctgggctgggactgaaggGTTCAGAGGAtgggatcaaggctggggcaaggggttgaggtggggggtggcggcggcggcggctcagagcagcgcttacctcaagtggctcctgaaagcagtggcatgtcctttctccagctcctacgcggagcgcagccaggcggctctgctgtGCACTGACCCATCCGCAGGcactgcctccacagctcccagcataggagccagaggggggaaaaTACTgctgcctccaggagctgtgcGGAGCTCAAGACCCCGCTCCCTAGCAGGAATTCAAGGGCCGGATCCAAACAGCCGGCTGGTCGAATCTGGCCCAcagactgtagtttgcccacccctgccttagaagCATCAAATCATTCTTTCCTGTTTTTTGATTGAGGTAATCTTGAAGAACCATATTACTGGAATAAGAGCTCTAACAGCCTTTAGCTGGAGAGACAGgcttacagtttttaaaaagatcttTTCTCTCAACTGTTCCACAAGCATGTGTATTCCAGGTATTAAACACTACAGTTTTAAATATTCTGACAAGTCACCCTTAATTGCACAGATTTATATTTGTGATACCATTTGTTTATTTGTATCCTATTAGTTCTACAGTCTTCCAGGATTAACAGAGTAGACAAGACATGAGTTTTTTTAACGTAAAAAAAGCACTACAagccttttggggaaaaaagcattAGTACACCGTAAAGCAAAAGAGGACTaactaatttttttcctttgtaggtCACCTTTTATTCTGCATActgtactcctggaggaattctgcaccaaaaaattaaaaattctgtgcacaattttaaaattctgcatattttattcgTCAAAACGCTATATAATCATGGCAGTTTCAGTTATTCTGGtaacttatttcaaaatatctgtcagcaattATGTCTGTaacaacacagacacacacacacacaaattcccccAGGACTAGAGTGTTAAAGAAACCCCCTAAAACAACCCAGTTCCtggttcttccccctccctcagtcagaCACCGTCAGatacctgcaccccctcccttccccagagcccagccactggCCCCCCCATACGAGACACTCATACCCCTTCACACCAGAGCCCAGGGATTTAGAGGGAGAAACAGCAtgatgctgggtcccaggcttgtATGGTGTTTCCTGCGTGGTGCAGcctttctgcagctgctggaaatcctccagctcctcctcccacAGCAACATCATCTATTTGAGAGCTGGGTGCTCTGCTGGATCCAGCAACCCCTAGTGGcaaccagcagctctgcagcccataTTTGCAAGGTaaaaaggaaattctgtgcacaaCATTAATTCagtgcaaattctgcattgcacattAGCACAGAATTCTCCCAAGAGTAAAACTGCCTCACGTAGACAAATATTACCACTGTCAATTtccactgggggcaggggggaaataaATCTCAGCTGTTGAAGAGGTTTGTAAGATAAACAATCCTTAGATTTCACTTAAAACACAGTCCATTTGTTCTCCCAATGGCCCCCAACTGCTCAAATGAGCCACAACACCCTCAGAAGTAAACAGACCTAAGGTCTTCAAACAAGTCACCCAAGAAGAGGAGACACTGATTGAAAAGAAAAGTAAAGTTTCTTTGAGAattatttttaagttttaaaCAAGAAATTTTAGATAAATGTTTACAAAGTTTTCAAGTATCTTTACAGATAGCGACTTTTATATTAAGGAATTTGGTTCCCACATGCTGTATTAAGTTGGAAATATTTTTTACCAGCCTAGTTATTAGTATTAGCTATTAGACACTATACTCAATGAAAATTTGTTTATTTCTAGATGGTTTTTCCTTGGTCATGTCTTGGTTTTGCTTGCTTTAGAATGGAAAATTAGGATATTCAGTAAACTGTATTTCCAAATAATTGCAACTAATAATTGGATTTAGTCCTACCCACCCAGCACTCCAAGTTCTGTTACTTCACAATGGTAATGGCCCTGAACATTTACCTGGCTGTGTGGTACTAGAGGTCTGTAGGCAATATTTCCAGACTTCTGCTTCACCAGGAACATCCCATTTTGTTCTTCACTCATCTGAGGCAGTGGCGGTTGCTGGCGCTGCTGAAGATATGCCAACATAGGTGGCTTGTTCTGGCCAGGTACTGTAACTCCTTGCTCACACTCTGCTTTGTAATGGGAAAGGGGTTTTGTGTTGCCATAATCTAGCATGGAGCCTTGGCTATTTACAGGGTTCTGGTTCAGGCTGTTTGACTGATGACTCAACATATTCACATGGTAATTGCCTCCATTCCTGGGAGAACTCTTATTTGTCATACTAGGAATTACGAGTTTCTGGTTACTGAAGTCCTGTTGGTAAACTGAAGGACTGGTGGGATTGTCCATTGTGTAGGGGACACCCAGTGGACTATGAGAAGGTCCAGACTGCTGCCAGCTGGACAGCTGACTGGTTTGATGGACTTGCGAAGCCTGCTGCTGGTTCTGCAACATCTGGTCTCTCTTCTGCTTAGCAGCCATCTGTTGAAGTTGGTGAGCAGAGGACATTTCTTTGGCATTTCCTGTGCCCTGTCCAGATAATAATACATTGGGTAGAGGCCTCTGCACATTTTGAGACTGGTTTGATGCCTGCATCATAGACTGGTTAGGATTTTCAATCACTGGCTGACTGGAAGACTGGAACATAGTCTGAGAGCCCCCAACTGCTGGAGAAGCAGCACTAACAGGTACAGAGGAGGCTCCAATGAATGTTGGACCTGAAGAAGTGGATCTGACTTGTGGAGACCCCATCTGCTGTTCCTGTTCAAAGGCTGCTGGGGAAAATTCAGTCTTTATGTTAATGTCTTGTGGCAATGGAGTTTGTGCAGCTGAATTTGAAGAATCTGCATCCTTCTTCTCCTCAAAGTCTTCATTAAATAGATCCTTCATGTCTTCATCGGGCACTGATCTATTAAGTTCATCAATGAGCTCCTTCCATTCCTGCTCATTAAGATTAAGATCAGGCATCAAGTTGTTCTGAGATATAGAACCACCTGCTCCAGCAATCATACAAGGAAGGTCATCCACAGGCTCTTGCTTGAGCTCTTTGTTCAAACCCAAAGAAAATGAGTCATCAGCATCACTACGCCCATTCAGCTGAAGGTTAGAATCTGGAAGACACTTTTTACTGATGCTGTCCAGTCCTACTGAATGTTTTCCATTGAGCTGTAAGGTATCTCCACCGGAAGATTTCTTGTCAAGTTGATGAAGTGGGGATAAAGGAGGTATACCATTGGAGGAGCCACTTACCCCACCAAGACCATCCTCACGACGTAATTTCTTGGACACAGAAAACATATCCCCATACCCATTCTGTTGATCTCCATTCTGAGGGGAAGCAGCGCTATCAAGTTTTCTTTTCACCGTCTCatggagctgctggaagaaaaaagccattttaaatgttttatacatttcACTACAATATGACCATCATCTCCTATCATATCGACAGCTAGTCCAGCTCTTTCTATCCTCAAACATCCAAAGGCTAAAGTTTCTACTATAATGGCACACTGCATAATGAGTGAATGTTTCTGAACCAACAGATTTTACTCAGCACTTCAGGATATGCTGAACACAACAACTCTTGAACACAAGAGCAGCTTACAAAAATGGAAGACAAGTCTTTCCTCTGCCATGAGCAAGCTCTTTTGCAAGCCATCTCCCTATGGACATCTTCTGCTCAAGAAAGATTAAGCCTTTAAAATTGTCTTAAATCATAACTTCCTGCTTTGAATGGAAGCAAAAAAAGCTAAAGAATCTAAAACCTACAGACAGAGGGAAAAAAGTGTATAGAAATTATTGAACCTTTCCCTCTTCAGAAATCTAACATATTGACGCAAGTTTTtttttgcaggtttttttttgttttttgaatgagATGTTATATAGATAACTTTAAGAGATAAGTATTTGGGGTGAGAGAAGGTCTGCTATGCTATAAGCCATTTATATAGTGGTCTCATTTATATGCTAAGGTAAATAGCTCATCAATGTAAATTCTTTGTACACAAATCATTGTTTTGTGCAAACATTAACCCTTCTATAAATACTTTATGATTCACGCTTATCTAAAAGCGATTCAAAGCACACTGATCAGTGTTCCTATGTCACATTGGGATGAATTTGAGTGACATTTTCTTCCCAAAGTATTTAATTGCCTAGCATACATACTACCACCATGGACAAATCAAACAGCTTACTGCTAACCCTATACAGGTAGCTTGCCTCACCAGACTGTACATGCAGGTTCTCTGATTTCATAGTGCCATATAGAAGCAGTAGAGGGAACAGCATCAGATCTAGTCAGTCATGTCATTACAAAAGCTTGGGATCCTCCATTCTTATCATCTCCTCTGACAGTACTCAATCTATAACTTGCTACCAGTGATGCTAAACAAGGCTTGAAGCGTGAACAGGAATCTTTCCCAGCAAATGTCAGAAACaaagcttaattttaaaaaataaacgcCATCTACATTGGGATATTATATGCAAACTCCTAGTGTGTAAACACTGCAACAGCAGAGTGCTGTGTGTTTGGAGCAGGGTGGCTTCTGCTATCACCTCCTCATCTGGGATGCCAAGGACCCCTACACACTGCCTTAAGTAAGGATGGCTGCAGAATCCTCACAAGATGCATCAGCCGTACAACAGCTCTCTGATATGGTAGAAAAAAgcctgtctttttttaaaaaatacactaaATGGAGCCTCCCTACCCAGTCCTCTCTTCCATGTTCTTGAATGGGATAAGCCCAGATAAAGAGGAGGGAAACCTCAGTCTCGCATCATTCAAGCAGAGTCAGTAAAAATagatttgtgggggtgggggggggacatATACACTGATTTAGGGATAGCAGCTTTAGTTAATATATCAAAATGGTAGCAAAGTATCAATTGATTTTAGGAGGGAACATTGATTATTTTGATGTCTGCATGGATAGGGTGGTGCTATAGTTTAATTTGAAGCACAGAATTCAACTAGCAGAAGACCAGGATCTTCCAGCCCTAGCCTGGGAATGGTTGGAAGAGGTATCTGACCACTGGGAGACTAGGCACAAATGGGTAAGGCTGGAGGATGAACATGAGATACTGGTGTATTTTGGCTTGAAGAGTAGGCTTATAGCTTAGGCTAGGAAGTGTTgggtaaatttttcaagccttgGCTATAAAGAATAAAACCCACACATTTGATAAAAATCTGGATTTGCTTTTTGTTAGAAAATGTTGCTGGCTCtgcattaattttcttttttgtaattAATTGACCAAGCAGCACAGTACAGATGCAATATTCGCCTTTCAGCATGTTTCCTATTGTTTAGTCAGTTTCTCAACTGGGATAATTGAAGCACAAGGTAGTTGAGtaacttgcccacagtcacataGTGAGTCAATGGCTCAGATCAAAAATAGGATCCTCCTTTGCTTTAAACCATTAGACAACACTCCCTCAATACTCACATGCAGGTAGCTTCAGAAAGAGCTGAAACCCAAAAGCGGTGATTGAACTTTTAATACTGAATATATTCTTCCCACAGTTGGAGCAAATTCTTATGTTAAGAACATATACCTTACATCTTTCTTAGTATCTCCTCAAACTTTAGAAACTTCCCATTCATTTGAAAGCGCACGGGTGTTAAAATGATTTTGTTAGTGCTCAGATATCTGACCACTAATAGTAACAATTTCATCATGGAGACAgtccaaaaaaaacaacaaaaaacaaaaaaaaacaaacaaaaaaaacacaaaccactTTATCACCTCAAGCTGTACTTGCGTCTTCGCTCCAAAGTGGagtgaattaaaaaacaaaaacttatcTTTCATAAAATTACTAAGAGTGTGTATGTGAGGTAAGTTGATTTTTAAGAACTGATTAAGATACACCTTGCTTAGCCTCATCGAAGTCAGAGGACATTCTAAAGACATCTGGGCCTGTATGCAGCATCCTGTACAGATGCTGCAGAAAAAATTGCCTACATATTTGTTATTGTTGACATCAATGCACAAAGTTTAAGCCTAAGAGAGATCTGTTAGCAAAACACTGGGTTTGGGCTTATATACAAGCTATTAACTGACTTCACCTTCTTgctggtttattttttatttctaaaaaagCCAAGAGTGCATTTGGATACGTGGATTTCCCCAATGGCAAGACATAGCTGCAAAAGTTTCCAACAGCCAAAATCCTTTTTTCCTGTATGTCAATATTTGTGCCTTTGAAGATTAAAAGTAGTAATGGAACTCAAAGTCCTCCCAATTCGTAAAGTTGGGTAGTTGCCTTGCAGATTACTCACCTTTATTTTGTGGGGTATCCCTTTCTGAAGGGAAGACTAAACAAAATTTTCCACATATCAGTTCTTGGCTTCTGCTGAGTAGAAAAATGATATGTTTGCCAAATCAAAGTGCAGTGACAAGACCTATACTTCTTGGGTGCAGTTCCAAGTACAGCCAGTTCACAAAATCCTGGCAGCTGTGAGTTatgagtcagtcagtcagtcaaacTCCATGAACAATCAGCAGCCCAATCAAAGAGATCTTGAAGCAAGAAAATCCTGTTCTATTATGATGAAAGCCCAAAAGGAAGAGAAACACTGTTTGCTGGTGTGTAAGGAAAGCTGTTTAGACTGTTTAGGTATGTTGGCCATTGTCATCATGCTAAGTGCAGTGGCCTTTTGGCATGCTGCTCTTGCTAGTTGTTCATAGGACAAATCATTTAATCCAGTGATCCCTAAACTGAGGCACACCTCCCTATGGAGGAACGGAGGAATATATTTtggagggtgcggggggggggggagaagacaggcagcagggcctggccagcccccacagggagtggggagggagtgccacccagctctggccccagccacaGTTCCACTCCCAAGCCAGTTCTGCCCTcattctttctcctcccccagctccaccttcagcccaagcacctctgctgagccaactgtgtTGTAACAGAGGGGGTGTATGGAcggattccattactggtaagtcggggggtggggggaaaacacacaacaggaaaagtttgggcaccactgattTAAACAATTTGAGCCAGTGTCTTCCCATTCACATGAGATCAGCATTGGATTTCCAAGTCTGATTTCTCTCCCTCTCAAAGCTGGAAGCATTGAAGCAGCATCATATTCAGGGCCTTAGTGAAAGAAGAGTCAAAATACTGTGCTGCAGACCTTTAAATTGACTTAGGCCTTACCTACAATGGCATTTTTGTACCACTGCAAGCAAGTCACCTTACACACTAGTGTGCTGCATCTATATTAGGAGTTTGCACCAATGCAGCAACCTCACTGCCAAAAGGACAAGCATGGACAAGGCTTTAACCCATCAGGTTAGCTTCAATGAAGCCAAGCTCAtcaagccctccttactaggcaAGTAGACTACCAGGATATAATGCCTTCAGGGGAATAGTGATCATAAACTAATGGAGAAATCTAATAAGGAGAACTAGGAGGGCCTCAGGAGTCCAGAAGTGGGAAGAGCTGGAAACCCAGCCATTACACATCCATCTGCAGAGATCAAATCTTTAAAACAGCATTACTTATGGTGAGGAGAAAAAAGATTCTCTTCTGGCTTTAACTATTTCACATACTATTGTTGGAAGTATCACATCAGGTTATTTAGCAAAAAGATTTAAGAAAAATACTCCTCTTTCTTCAGTTTACCTTGCACATTTGATAGTATTTTCCATATATACTCAGTTTCCTGTTTGTCCATGTCTCTTACAGCAACAGggaaaaagcattttttaaaatagaaaaatatgttATTGCAAAAGTCACAAAAATTAGCAGAGACCTAGTGTAGTACCTGACTTAATAGTTATTTGAAACTGTTCAGATTTCAAATTGGCATCCCTTACGTAGATCAGCTTTACATCAACATTACTAAGTTGgagactagaaataaagtgtgGCTCTCACATTTAACAGTAATTTCAAAATAGTAGTGGATAGTCTCCTTATCTAACTATAATAGATATTAAAGGGACAGTCaaatcctatttttgaaaattctgTACTTTGTTATACTATCTTGAGCATTATAAGTTGAAGGTTAATACAAATTTGGTTTTTTGATGTTTATTTTGTGTATCTGCTATGCACATAGTCAGCAATCCTAAAAGTTGAACTGATCTAGAAAATATAACACAATGTAGTTTTCTCCAAAATCAAAGTTAGTAATAAACACTGATTTCTTAGAGCATGCTTATCTCCCTGTGCCAAACCATGATTAGGAGCAACTGATAAATATTTTTAGAAGTATTACTATTTCAGTACTGCCTACaagctccagctgagatcagtcTCACTGTGTTAGGCCCTGCACAAACAtagaagacagtccctgtctgCCTGGACAATGGCTGAATCTCACTCAAGAGCTAACCTCGTGAGGTGGAAATAGATGCACTATGTGAGGTCATGATCTGGGAGTAAATACAGagtattttaaatgattttcttATTAATACTATACATTAGGAATGTCTCTACTTTTCATAAATAGCTTTTATAACTATGTTCTGCTTCTTTCAAGAAAAGCATTTTATTACCAAATCTGTTCCCATAGCCTGGTGAGCATTCTAGGGTGTCAGAGAACCACAACAATGGACTAATTTTAATTTGACTTTTACTTTCATtccaaaaaatgtgtgtgtttgggaggcaGCTTAGCTTGGGAGGCAACTGACAGACAAACAGCTACAGATGTGCATGtataaaaatgtaaaagcagcaaagtgtcctgtggcaccttatagactaacagacgttttggagcatgagctttcgtgggtgaatacccactttgtcagatgcatgcatctgacgaagtgggtattcacccacgaaagctcatgctccaaaacgtctgttagtctataaggtgccacaggacacttcgctgcttttacagatccagactaacacagctacccctctgatataaaaaTGTAAGCACCTGTATTATTCACAATAGGCAGCTTCTGCTACAGGAACTGTTCTGCTGAATCAAAACTGCTATGCTTTAAGCAGCAATGCTAGGTTCTCCACCTAAGTTGAACTTCAGCAGTACTGATCACTCCTAGTTCTTTACAGTTTAGGAAACACCACTGCAGGCCTTAGCAATccaataaaaaaagtgttttaagcACATTGCAACAACTTGTGCGAAG
The DNA window shown above is from Gopherus flavomarginatus isolate rGopFla2 chromosome 7, rGopFla2.mat.asm, whole genome shotgun sequence and carries:
- the MAML1 gene encoding mastermind-like protein 1 isoform X1, which gives rise to MVLPPCPMAEFVVPRHSAVMERLRRRIELCRRHHSACESRYQAVSPERLELERQQTFALHQRCLQAKAKRAGKHRQPPPAPPPPAPPPPPAVVAGNADRTGANGLDTDAASSEQHGRSSTLIAQLHETVKRKLDSAASPQNGDQQNGYGDMFSVSKKLRREDGLGGVSGSSNGIPPLSPLHQLDKKSSGGDTLQLNGKHSVGLDSISKKCLPDSNLQLNGRSDADDSFSLGLNKELKQEPVDDLPCMIAGAGGSISQNNLMPDLNLNEQEWKELIDELNRSVPDEDMKDLFNEDFEEKKDADSSNSAAQTPLPQDINIKTEFSPAAFEQEQQMGSPQVRSTSSGPTFIGASSVPVSAASPAVGGSQTMFQSSSQPVIENPNQSMMQASNQSQNVQRPLPNVLLSGQGTGNAKEMSSAHQLQQMAAKQKRDQMLQNQQQASQVHQTSQLSSWQQSGPSHSPLGVPYTMDNPTSPSVYQQDFSNQKLVIPSMTNKSSPRNGGNYHVNMLSHQSNSLNQNPVNSQGSMLDYGNTKPLSHYKAECEQGVTVPGQNKPPMLAYLQQRQQPPLPQMSEEQNGMFLVKQKSGNIAYRPLVPHSQDQNPSPSVPRVPVSVPGPGVSAQPSSVSMAGNHNNTAYLSNQQQAVVMKQHQMLLDQQKQQQKHLLMEQQKQQFLIGQRQQQLLAEQEKRHQQEQQLQRHLTRPPPQYQDQAQNPYQQQVGQFTGSSPAMTGVSNLGQPNSSSPRMFSQTQNMIQIGSGHSSVPPLQSGSSQQDRGVTQYTSMQNIQRGGLYSMTSGMTQMISQHANQSANGQLQMQRQPSLGQGTPVPAGYGQSTLGNPSISQQHNKGALNPTIAKPQMARVPAAIGAQNPSWQHQGMPNMNNQTQGNGGLGSFTASSTFHMQQTHLKMASQQFAPGMPQVSLSTSRSMASMNSAVSGQLLSSLGAQQRTNPPTQQQVPSQQVLPSMSQAVPDLTAFGQNPNQQLPNRANLHCTQGYSVRTTSQELPFAYSGQSGNNGLQSLTGDTDLIDSLLKNRTSEEWMNDLDELLGNH
- the MAML1 gene encoding mastermind-like protein 1 isoform X2 — its product is MVLPPCPMAEFVVPRHSAVMERLRRRIELCRRHHSACESRYQAVSPERLELERQQTFALHQRCLQAKAKRAGKHRQPPPAPPPPAPPPPPAVVAGNADRTGANGLDTDAASSEQHGRSSTLIALHETVKRKLDSAASPQNGDQQNGYGDMFSVSKKLRREDGLGGVSGSSNGIPPLSPLHQLDKKSSGGDTLQLNGKHSVGLDSISKKCLPDSNLQLNGRSDADDSFSLGLNKELKQEPVDDLPCMIAGAGGSISQNNLMPDLNLNEQEWKELIDELNRSVPDEDMKDLFNEDFEEKKDADSSNSAAQTPLPQDINIKTEFSPAAFEQEQQMGSPQVRSTSSGPTFIGASSVPVSAASPAVGGSQTMFQSSSQPVIENPNQSMMQASNQSQNVQRPLPNVLLSGQGTGNAKEMSSAHQLQQMAAKQKRDQMLQNQQQASQVHQTSQLSSWQQSGPSHSPLGVPYTMDNPTSPSVYQQDFSNQKLVIPSMTNKSSPRNGGNYHVNMLSHQSNSLNQNPVNSQGSMLDYGNTKPLSHYKAECEQGVTVPGQNKPPMLAYLQQRQQPPLPQMSEEQNGMFLVKQKSGNIAYRPLVPHSQDQNPSPSVPRVPVSVPGPGVSAQPSSVSMAGNHNNTAYLSNQQQAVVMKQHQMLLDQQKQQQKHLLMEQQKQQFLIGQRQQQLLAEQEKRHQQEQQLQRHLTRPPPQYQDQAQNPYQQQVGQFTGSSPAMTGVSNLGQPNSSSPRMFSQTQNMIQIGSGHSSVPPLQSGSSQQDRGVTQYTSMQNIQRGGLYSMTSGMTQMISQHANQSANGQLQMQRQPSLGQGTPVPAGYGQSTLGNPSISQQHNKGALNPTIAKPQMARVPAAIGAQNPSWQHQGMPNMNNQTQGNGGLGSFTASSTFHMQQTHLKMASQQFAPGMPQVSLSTSRSMASMNSAVSGQLLSSLGAQQRTNPPTQQQVPSQQVLPSMSQAVPDLTAFGQNPNQQLPNRANLHCTQGYSVRTTSQELPFAYSGQSGNNGLQSLTGDTDLIDSLLKNRTSEEWMNDLDELLGNH